Within the Microbacterium terricola genome, the region CCGGTAGCCGACCGTCTCGTAGCCGACGACCGTGACCACCGGAGAGGCGGCGACGATCAGCAGGGCCGTCCCGATCGACGCGCCCGCGGAGACGGCGAGGACGGCGGCGGCCAGGACGACCACCCCGCCGAGGAAGAGCCAGATGTGGAAGGGGTCGAAGCGGCGCAGCAGGAGCGTGTAGAGAGTGAACAGCATGATCTCGTAGACGAGCACGGGCACCGCGACGCAGATGAGGGCGAACGCCGCGTCGACGTGCGCCTCGTGCGAGATGACCTGCGCCGCGACGTGCAGGCCGGCGCCGACGCCGACCAACGAGCCGAACAGGATGATGTGCCCGTACCCCCACAGCCATGCCCGTGCAGGGTGGCGTGCCAGCAGAGTGCCCGACGGCATCGTGAAGTACACCCACCACAGCGCGAACACCAGGCTGGTTCCGCCGAGGGCGAGCAGGGCGGCCTCGACGCTCCACTCGTGCTCCGCCTCGACGACGGCGGAGATCGCGAGGATCGTCCCGAGGATGATCTCGCCGAGGGTGATGATGACGAGCAGCCCGTAGCGCTCGCCGATGTGGTGCGGATGCCAGGGGGTGCGGCCGAAGCGCAGCTCGGCGAACACGGGGCCGGCGAGTTCGAAGAGGATGAGGACGGTCGTGATGGCGAAGGTCGTCCCGATCGGCAGGTTGAGGAAGATCAGGACGACCCAGAACACCTGGGCGATCGCGATGTTGCCCGCGTAGGCCAGGCACGTCTTCCGCCTCGCCGCGTCGTGCGCCGCCGCGCGCAGCCAGAGCGCGATGGCGGCGACGCGCATGATCACGTAGCCGGCGACCACGACCGTGTTGTCGAGGTGGCCGCCCTCCGCGATGGAGTGGAAGACCGGCGGAACACCCAGGGCGAGCACCAGCACGCCGACCATCTCGACCAGCGTCGCCACCCGGAAGAAGATGTCGTCGTTGTCGTACGCCGACGCGAGCCACGAGTAGTTGATCCAGGCCCACGTCACCGCGAAAACGG harbors:
- a CDS encoding low temperature requirement protein A encodes the protein MSMSHHVGRMTGRDPQERHRASTPLELLFDLTFVVAFSQISGQAAHYLEIGDLSTALSAFAFTVFAVTWAWINYSWLASAYDNDDIFFRVATLVEMVGVLVLALGVPPVFHSIAEGGHLDNTVVVAGYVIMRVAAIALWLRAAAHDAARRKTCLAYAGNIAIAQVFWVVLIFLNLPIGTTFAITTVLILFELAGPVFAELRFGRTPWHPHHIGERYGLLVIITLGEIILGTILAISAVVEAEHEWSVEAALLALGGTSLVFALWWVYFTMPSGTLLARHPARAWLWGYGHIILFGSLVGVGAGLHVAAQVISHEAHVDAAFALICVAVPVLVYEIMLFTLYTLLLRRFDPFHIWLFLGGVVVLAAAVLAVSAGASIGTALLIVAASPVVTVVGYETVGYRHQEGALEADAR